Within the Dialister hominis genome, the region ACCCAGCTCATGTGCCTTAATGAATTCTTCATCAGGCGTATCATTGGCAGAAAATACGATTTCCTCCCCTTTGATTCCAACCGATTCAGCAAGGACAAGTTCAGCCATAGAGCTGCAGTCTGATCCGACGTCCAGCGTTTTCAGGCTCTTCATGATCCAGGGATTCGGAGTCGCTTTTACAGCAAAATATTCATGGAAGTTGGGATTCCAGGAAAAGGCTTTCTGAAAGCGCTTGACATTATCTAACATGCCCTTTTCGTCGTAGATATGAAAAGGTGTACCGTATTTGGCAGCAATATTCTGAATTAATTCATCACTAAATGGAACTGTTTTAACGCTCATTAGCCTTCCCTCTTTCTATTGATTTTCCCTGTATCAGGATAATTGACTCATTATAACATACGTTTTAAAACTTGACTACATTCAGTATTATCCGTGCATGCCGCAGTCAGTAATGATATACCATTTTTGCGACTTATAAAAGGTCACCACACATCTGGTGCATGGTGACCTTTCCTATTGATTCATACGTTATTCACAGCCGATTATTTCTTATCTGCGTTTTCTACTGCTTTCTTGCTGTATTCTTCTGTCCACTTCTTGAAGTTTCCGTTGTCCGTGTTTTCTTTGATTACCTGGTTGACAACAGCAGCTACATCTTCATTTCCTTTCGGAAGGGCTGCTGCAGAGTTCTTGACAGCATTCGGGAATTTAATGTCAGAGAACATGAGGTCATTGTTAAAAATGACATACTGTTCGCCGACGATGCCTTCTACAACCAGTGCATCGACTTTGCCCTGTTTCAGTTCAAGGACAACTTCAGGAACATGTGCGAGGCCTACAATATTGGCATCCTTAATCTGGTCTTTAGCAAGAGCTTCCTGTGTAGTGGATTTCTGTACGCCGATGGTCTTGCCGTAAAGGTCTTCTACCTTCTTGAACTTGTCAGCATCAGCCTTGCGGATGATTACCTTCTGTTCTGTCGGAAGATAGTTATCAGAGAAATCCATGGATTTCTTACGTTCATCTGTCGGGTTGATGCCTGCGATAGCCATATCAACCTTACCGCCTGTCAGGGAAGAAAGAAGAGCCTGGAAATTCATGTCCTGCACTTCAAGCTTGACGCCCAGCTTGTCAGCAATCTTCTGTGCCAGTTCCATATCAATCCCGATGACCTTCTTTTCACCGGCACTTGTGTCTACGAATTCATATGGAGGATAACCGGAAGCTGTTCCCACAACGAGCTTGCCGCTGCTCTTGATCTTATGCATAAGCGGGCTTTCAGCCTGAGCCGGCTTGCTTGCTGCCTTATTATCGCTTCCACCGCAGCCTGTGATAGCAAAAGCTGCTACAGCTGCTGCTCCGAGCATTGCCAATTTCATTGCATTTA harbors:
- a CDS encoding transporter substrate-binding domain-containing protein, with amino-acid sequence MMKKINAMKLAMLGAAAVAAFAITGCGGSDNKAASKPAQAESPLMHKIKSSGKLVVGTASGYPPYEFVDTSAGEKKVIGIDMELAQKIADKLGVKLEVQDMNFQALLSSLTGGKVDMAIAGINPTDERKKSMDFSDNYLPTEQKVIIRKADADKFKKVEDLYGKTIGVQKSTTQEALAKDQIKDANIVGLAHVPEVVLELKQGKVDALVVEGIVGEQYVIFNNDLMFSDIKFPNAVKNSAAALPKGNEDVAAVVNQVIKENTDNGNFKKWTEEYSKKAVENADKK